The DNA region TTGCGGTTTTTTATAGTTACTATAAGGCCCTGTCATGCTGGTGAGAGCTGCGGGGGATAAATGCTTGTTCTGATAAATACCGGTCCTTCCGGTATTTAATATTGGGTTTTCGACATAAACAAAGAAAAGTCCTACCCTTTTTTTGAAAATTTTATTACGTGGTTTTAACAAAATCTTGCTTGACAGCCCGGTGGCTTTTCAGTAGAATTGTTGTCAAGTTGCAAAAGGCTGTGAAGGGGAAGAAGTAACCTTGCCAGAGGCCAGGCTACAGAGAGCCGGGGGAGCTGAAAACCGGTGCCGGCACAAGGTGAAACGCATCGCCCCGGAGCCGCAGGCTGAACGCCGGGAAGCGGCAATGTGCTGACTTTCCGCCAGTAGGCTGAGCCGGGGTGGCACCCCGTTAGCAAAGCCGTGTCCTGATGGGGACACACAAGGGGTCCCGGGCCGTGAGGCGCGGGGCAAATCAGGGTGGTACCGCGGAAGGTAATAGGCCTTTCGTCCCTGGTAGGTGTTTTCACCTGCCAGCGGGCGGAAGGCTTTTTAAATTTTTACGTTCAAGATGGGGGTTGTAAATATGCGCAGCGATGCAATCAAGAAAGGGCTGGACAGGGCACCGCACCGGTCCCTGCTCAAGGCACTGGGTTATATAGATGCCGAACTGGAAAGACCTTTGATTGGCGTGGTTAATTCTTTCAACGAAATTGTGCCCGGGCACATGCACTTGCGGGAAATCACGGAAGCGGTCAAAGCGGGTGTGCGCCTGGCCGGCGGTACGCCGGTGGAGTTTCCGGTTATTGCCGTGTGCGACGGTATTGCTATGGGGCACAGCGGCATGCGCTATTCGCTGGCCAGCCGGGAACTGATTGCCGACAGCATTGAGACCATGGCTCAGGCCCACATGTTTGACGGTCTGGTGCTGGTGACAGCCTGCGACAAAATTGTGCCCGGCATGCTCATGGCGGCGGCCCGCCTGGACATTCCGGCCATTGTGGTCAGCGGTGGGCCCATGCTGGCTGGCAACTTCCAGGGCCGGGCAGTGGCCTTCAGCAACATATTTGAAGGTGTGGGTGCGGTGCGGGCCGGTCGCATGAGCGAGCAGGATCTGGCGGTGATGGAAGAGGTCACCTGCCCGGGCTGCGGTTCCTGTGCCGGCATGTTCACTGCCAACTCCATGAACTGCCTGACCGAGGCCCTGGGCATGGCCCTGCCCGGCAATGGCACCATACCGGCCGTCAGTGCGGCCCGCCGTCGCCTGGCCAAACTAACGGGGATGCAGGCGGTGGAACTGGTGCGCCAGGACCTGCGGCCCTCGCAAATTCTAACCGCTCAGGCCTTTGCCAACGGCCTGGCTCTGGATATGGCCCTGGGTTGCTCCACCAACACCGTGTTGCACCTGCCGGCCATTGCCCACGAGGCCGGGGTGGAAATAGACCTGGACCTCATCAACCGGGTGAGTGAAAAAACCCCCAACCTGTGCAAGCTCAACCCCATGGGTGAGCATTTCATGCAGGATTTGGACCAAGCGGGCGGGGTGATGGCCGTGCTGTCCGAGTTGGCCAAAGGTGGGCTGCTGCACCTGGAGGCACGCACAGTGAGCGGCCGGACGCTGGGCCAGCAGTTGGTGGGCCGGCAGGTATTGCGGCCCGAGGTGATCCGGCCCCTTTCCCAACCTTACAGCCCGCAGGGAGGCATTGCCGTGCTGCGCGGTAACCTGGCACCCCAGGGTGCGGTGGTAAAAAAAGCCGGTGTGGCGCCAGAAATGCTGCGGCACAGCGGCCCGGCCCGCGTTTTCAACAGCGAGGAGGAGGCCATCGCCGCGCTGCAGGCGGGGCGGGTGCAAAAGGGAGACGTGGTGATCATCCGCTACGAAGGCCCCAAAGGCGGTCCGGGGATGCGGGAAATGCTGGCCCCCACGGCCACAGTGGCCGGCATGGGTCTGGACAAAGACGTAGCTTTGATTACCGATGGTCGCTTTTCCGGTGCCACCCGGGGCGCTTCCATCGGCCACGTCTCGCCGGAAGCGGCGGAAGGCGGGCCCATCGCTCTGCTGCAGGAAGGCGACATTGTGGAAATTGACATCCCGGCCTGCCGCCTGGATGTGCGGCTTTCCGAGGAGGAACTGGCCCGGCGCCGGGCGGCCTGGCAGCCACCGCGGCCGCGGGTGGATAAAGGTTATCTGGCCCGCTATGCCCGGCTGGTGACTTCGGCCAGCTCCGGTGCGGTGCTCAGGCGGGAATAGGGACCGAGGAGCAAACCCCATCTGTGTACGGGGCAATGCTTTAAATAATGTAAGGAGTGCTTACACCATGAAAATGACCGGTGCGCAAATACTGGTGGAATGCCTGAAAGAACAGGGTGTGGACGTAATTTTTGGCTACCCCGGCGGTTCGGTTTTGCCCATCTACGATGCTCTGTACGATGCCGATATCAAGCACATCTTGACCCGCCACGAACAGGGCGCCGCCCACGCCGCCGACGGTTATGCCCGCGCTTCGGGCAAAGTGGGCGTCTGCCTGGCCACCTCCGGGCCGGGGGCCACCAACCTGGTTACCGGTATTGCCAACGCCTACATGGACTCGGTGCCCATGGTGGCCTTCACCGGGCAGGTGGTGTCGGCCCTGCTGGGGCGGGACTCCTTTCAGGAGGCCGACATTACGGGTATCACCCTGCCCATTACCAAGCACAACTATTTAGTTAAGGATATCAACGACCTGGCCCGCACTGTCAAAGAGGCCTTTCACATTGCCAGCACGGGCCGGCCCGGTCCGGTGCTGGTGGATATTCCGCGGGATGTTTCCGGCGGGGAGACCGAGTACCGCGACCCCGGCCCGGTGGACCTGCCCGGTTATCACCCGGTGCTTTACGGGGAAGAAGAGCAGCTGAACAAAGCGGCGGCGGCCATCATGGCCAGCCAGCGACCGGTGATTTACGCCGGCGGTGGTGTGGTGGTGGCCGGGGCGCATCAGGAACTGCGCCAGCTGGCCGAATTGCTGTTGGCGCCCGTGACCACCACTCTGATGGGGCTGGGTGGCTTCCCCGGCGACCATCCCCTCTCCCTGGGCATGCTGGGCATGCACGGCAGCAAGTACGCCAATTACGCGGTTTGCGAGTGCGACCTGCTGCTGGCGGTGGGGGCCCGCTTCGACGACCGGGTGACGGGCAAGATCAGCGAATTTGCCCCCCATGCTACAATCATTCATATTGATGTGGACCCGGCCGAGATTGGTAAGAACGTGCCCGTGCACATTCCCATTGTGGGTGACGTGAAAAACGTTCTGCGCCAGCTGCTGGAGCGCCTGCAGGCCAAACTGCCCGGCGCCTGGCAGGAAAAAATCCAGGCCTGGAAAAAGGAGTACCCCCTTGACTTTGAAGAGAACGGTCGCCTCAAGCCCCAGCAGGTGATCCGGGAGATTTACCGGGTGACCGGCGGGCAGGCCCGCATCACCACCGAGGTGGGCCAGCATCAGATGTGGACGGCCCACTATTACACCTTTACCCGGCCGCGCACCTTCATTTCCTCGGGCGGTTTGGGCACCATGGGCTACGGCTTTCCCGCCGCCATCGGTGTGCAGGTGGCCTGCCCGGACGAGGTGGTCTTTGATATTGCCGGGGACGGCAGCATCCAGATGAATATTCAGGAACTGGCCACCGCTGTGAACCACGAACTGCCCGTCAATGTGGCCATACTAAATAACGGTTTTCTGGGCATGGTGCGCCAGTGGCAGGAGCTTTTCTACAACCGCCGTTATTCCTATACCGAGTTAATCAACCCGGACTTTGTCAAGCTGGCCGAGGCCTATGGTGCGGTGGGCCTGCGCGTTAGCGACCCGGCCGATTTGCGGCCGGCCCTGGAACAGGCCGTAAAGGAAAGCCGTCCGGTGATGCTGGACTTCATCATCGAGCGGGAGGAAAACGTGTTGCCCATGGTGCCGCCCGGCGCACCGCTCAACCAGATCATCGATTAATAAGGCGAGGTGAACCCGGGTATGATGAAACACATACTGGCCGTGCTGGTGGAAAACAACCCCGGCGTGCTGGCCCGCGTGGCCGGGCTTTTCAGCCGGCGCGGTTTCAACATCGACAGCCTGGCCGTGGGCCGCACCGACGACCCCGAAATATCCCGCATGACCATTGTGGTGGAGGGGGACGCCAGGGTTTTAGAACAGGTGACCAAGCAGTTGCACAAGCTGGTGGACGTGATTAAAATCAGCGATATCACTGCCGACCAGTTTGTGGACCGGGAACTGGTCATGATCAAGGTGGCCGCCGAGCCGGCCCAGCGGGGCGAGATCATGCAAATTGCCGATGTATTTCGCGCCCGCATTGTGGACCTGGGATTGAAAACCATGATCCTGGAGTGCACGGGTAACGAGGGGAAAATCAACGCTTTTGAAGAATCACTGCGTCCTTACGGAATTAAAGAACTGGTGCGCACGGGCAAAGTGGCCATGCTGCGCGGCCAGAAATTCACCACTATAAATAACCAGCGCGAGGAGGATTAACAACAAATGGTCAAAGTATTCTATGATCACGACGCTGATCTTGCTTACCTGCAGGGTAAGAAAATTGCCATCATGGGTTATGGCAGCCAGGGGCATGCCCAGGCGCTCAACCTTAAAGATAGCGGTCTTGACGTGGTTATCGGTTTGCCGGCTACCAGCCGCAGCCGGGAAAAGGCACAGGCTGCCGGATTCACAGTTTTGGAGCCGGCTGAAGCAGCGGCCCGGGCCGACATCATTCAGATCCTGGTACCTGATGAAGTGCAGGCCAATCTTTACCGAGAATCCATCGCTCCGCACATGAAGCAGGGCAAGGCGCTGATGTTTTCCCACGGCTTCAACATTCACTTCGGCCAGATTGTGCCGCCCGCCGATGTGGACGTATTCCTGGTGGCACCCAAGAGCCCCGGTCACATGGTGCGGCGCCTGTATGAGCAGGGCAACGGCGTACCCGGCCTGATTGCCGTGCACCAGGACTACAGCGGCAAGGCCCGCCAGCTGGCTCTGGCCTATGCCAAGGGCATTGGCTGCACCCGGGCGGGTGTGTTTGAGACCAGCTTTAAAGAAGAGACCGAGACCGATCTCTTTGGCGAGCAGGCCGTACTCTGCGGTGGCGTGAGCGAGCTGATCAAGGCCGGCTTCGAGACCCTGGTGGAAGCCGGTTATGCGCCCGAAATGGCTTACTTTGAGTGCCTGCACGAGCTCAAGCTGATTGTGGACTTGATCAACGAGGGCGGACTGAGCTTCATGCGTTACTCCATCAGTAACACGGCCGAGTATGGCGATTACATGGTTGGGCGGCGGATTATAAACGAAGATACCCGCAAAGAAATGAAGAAAGTGCTGCAGGAGATTCAGGACGGGGAGTTTGCCAAGCAGTGGATCCTGGAGAACCAGGCCAACCGTCCGGTGTTCAACGCCATCCGCAAGCGGGAGCAGGAGCATCCCATTGAAAAGGTGGGAGCCCAGCTGCGCCAGATGATGCCCTGGCTGCGCAAATAGCCCGGCTGTAGGATGGGAACTGCCCTCAGTAAAAAAGGGGTAAGGGGGGAGCCAATAATGCGCATGACTGTTGCCGAGGCCCTGGTGCGCTGCCTGGAGCTGGAAGGCGTAGAAATAGTCTTCGGTTATCCGGGTGGGGCCATATTACCCGTTTACGACGCCCTGTATAAATCCCCCATCAAACACATTTTAGTCCGGCACGAACAGGGGGCTGTGCATGCCGCGGACGGCTATGCCCGGGCCAGTGGCAAGGTGGGCGTTTGTCTGGCCACATCCGGGCCGGGTGCCACCAACCTGGTCACGGGCATTGCCAATGCCTACATGGATTCGGTGCCGCTGGTGCTGATCACGGGCCAGGTGCCCACCAGCCAGGTGGGGACCGATGCCTTTCAGGAAGTGGACATCACGGGCATTACCATGCCCATTACCAAGCACAATTATCTGGTGAAAGACCCGGCCCGCCTGCCGCAGATAATAAAGAACGCCTTTCATATTGCCGCCACCGGCCGGCCGGGCCCGGTACTCATTGACCTGCCGCGCGATGTGGCCGGGGCGGAAATCGAGTTCGAGTATCCCGCCGGGGTGTTTTTGCGCGGCTACCGGCCCACCTACAAGGGGCACATGGGACAGATCACCCAGGCGGCGGCCCTGATCAGCCAGGCCGAGCGCCCGGTGATCTATGCCGGCGGCGGTATTTTGAACGCCCGGGCCACTGCTGAACTGCAGGAACTGGCCGAGAAGATCCAGGCTCCCGTGACCAACACCTTTATGGGCCTGTCGGGCTTTCCCGGCGATCACCCGCTTTTTCTGGGTATGCTGGGCCTGCACGGTGAGCGGGCGGCCAACCTGGCCGTGACCAATTGCGACCTGCTCATTGCCCTGGGAGCCCGCTTCGACGACCGGGTGACGGGTAAAGTCAGCCAGTTCGCTCCCCAGGCCCGCATTATCCACGCCGACATCGACCCGGCCGAGATTGGCAAAAACGTGCGGGTGGATGTGCCCATTGTGGGCGATGTCAAACACATTCTGGGGGCGCTGCTGGGCAAGGTGGCCAGGGGCGAGCGTTCCGCCTGGCTGGCCCGGATTGCCGCCTGGAAGGAACAATACCCGCTGACTTATCAGAAGGACGCTGCCGTGCTCAAACCCCAGGCGGTGGTGGAACACCTCCACCGGGCCACGGCCGGAGAGGCCATTGTGGCCACCGACGTGGGGCAGCACCAGATGTGGGTGGCCCAGTTTTACCGCTTCAAGCGGCCGGGCAGCCTGATTTCTTCCGGCGGCCTGGGTACCATGGGCTTCGGTTTGCCCGCGGCCATCGGTGCCCAGCTGGGCCAACCCGAGCGCCAGGTGATCCTGGTTACGGGGGACGGCAGCCTGCAGATGACCATGCAGGAACTGGCCACCATGGTGGAGCAAAAGCTGCCCATCAAGATCTTCATCCTGAACAATCACGCACTGGGTATGGTGCGCCAGCTGCAGGAGTTTTACTGCGATGGCCGCTACATGGCCGTGAATTTTGCTTTCCACCCCGATTTTGTCACCCTGGCCCGGGCTTACGGTATTGCCGGGTACCAGGTGGAGAGCGAGGAGCAGCTGGTGGCGCTGTTGCCCGAGATTCTGGCCCGGTCCGGTCCGGTGCTGGTCAATTGTTTGGTCAGCGCGGCGGAAAATGTTTCGCCCATGGTACTGGCCGGCTGCGGCATCGACGAGGCTATAGACTGTTAGTTTTTCCGTACCGGCTTACTATTGCACAGTACTGTTTATCAGAGTGGATGTTACGCATTTTCCGGCGTCCGACGACTGAAGTCTGATTTCTGTTTTAGGAGGGCAGGTTAACCAGATGAGCAAACGGGTCTATATTTTCGACACCACCTTGCGGGACGGCGAGCAGTCCCCCGGCGTCAGCCTGAACACGGCCGAAAAACTGCAGATTGCCCGGCAACTGGCCTGCCTGGGAGTGGACATCATCGAAGCGGGTTTCCCCATCGCTTCGCCGGGCGATCTGCAGGCGGTGACGGCCATCGCCCGTGATGTGAAAGGCGTGACTGTGGCCGGGCTGGCCCGCGCCAACCAGCAGGATATCGACGTGGCCTGGCAGGCTTTAAAACAGGCCGAGCAGCCGCGCATCCACACTTTTATCGCCACCTCGGACATTCACCTGCAGTATAAATTGCGCATGGACCGGCAGCAGGTGCTGGAGGCGGCCGCGGCAGCCGTGGCCTACGCCCGCCGCTTCACCAGTGATGTGGAGTTTTCCGCCGAGGATGCTTCCCGCTCGGATAAGGACTACCTCTGCCGCGTGCTGGAGGCCGTGATTGCCGCTGGCGCTACGGTGGTGAACATTCCCGACACGGTGGGTTATGCGGTGCCCCAGGAGTATGCCGCATTTATCCGTTATATCATGGAAAATACCCGGGGTATCGAAAAAGTTATCGTGAGCGTACACTGCCACGACGACCTGGGTCTGGCCGTGGCCAACACCCTGGCCGCGCTGGGGGCGGGGGCGCGGCAGGTGGAGTGCACCATCAACGGCATTGGTGAGCGGGCCGGCAACGCCTCGCTGGAGGAAATTGTCATGGCCATGCACACGCGGCGGGACCAGCTGGGCCTGGAGACCGCCATCAACACGCGGGAAATTTACCGCACCAGCCGCCTGGTTTCCACGCTCACCGGCATGGTCATCCAGCCCAACAAGGCCATTGTGGGCAAGAACGCCTTTGCTCACGAGTCGGGCATCCACCAGGACGGGGTGCTTAAAGAGCGCACCACTTACGAAATTATGAAGCCGGAAACCGTGGGTATCAGCCACTCCAACCTGGTGCTGGGCAAGCACTCGGGCCGGCACGCCTTCAAGGAGCGGCTGGCCCAGCTGGGCTATGTGCTTACGGAAGAGGAACTGGCCAAGGCTTTCACCAGCTTTAAAAACCTGGCCGACCGCAAAAAAGAGATCACCGACCACGACCTGGAAGCCATAGTGGAAGAGGAAATCCGCCAGGTACCGCCGGTGTACACGCTGGACTACCTGCACATTTCCACCGGTAGCACGGTGGTACCCACGGCCACCGTGGGGCTGCTGAAAGAAGGTCAGCGCCTGGAGGAGGCGGCCTGCGGCAACGGGCCGGTGGATGCCATTTGCCGGGCCATAGACAAAGTGACCGGCCTGTCCTGTACCCTGGTCAACTGGGGTATCCGCGCCGTCACTTCGGGCAAGGATGCCATTGGTGAGGTCACACTGAAAATCACCCTGGACGGAGAAAAAGTGGTCGTGGGGCGGGGCATCAGCACCGACGTGCTGGAGGCCAGCGCCAGAGCCTACCTGAACGCAGTAAACAAGCTACTCAAAGAAGGTGAAAACAATCATGCCAATGACCATCACTGAAAAAATTCTGGCCGCCCACGCCGGCCGGGAGCAGGTACAGCCAGGCGAGCTGATCAATGTCAAAGTGGACCTGGTGCTGGGCAATGACATCACCGCTCCCGTGGCCATCCGGGAGTTTCGCAAAATAGGAGTGGAAAAGGTTTTCGATCCGCAGCGGGTGGCGCTGGTGCCCGACCATTTCGTGCCCAACAAGGACATCAAATCGGCCGAGCAGGCCAAGATTTTGCGCGAATTTGCCCGTGAGCAAAACCTGACCAACTACTTTGAAGTGGGTCGCATGGGCATCGAGCACTGCCTGCTGCCCGAGCAGGGCCTGGTGGGGCCGGGCGACCTGGTCATCGGGGCCGACTCCCACACCTGCACCTACGGTGGCCTGGGCGCATTCTCCACCGGTGTGGGCAGCACCGACCTGGCGGCGGCCATGGCCCTGGGCGAGACCTGGCTCAAAGTGCCCGAGAGCATCAAGTTTGTCTTCCACGGCGACCTGCCCCAGTGGGTGAGCGGCAAAGATTTGATCTTGTATACGATCGGTAAAATTGGCGTGGACGGGGCGCTGTACATGGCCATGGAGTTTACCGGTCCCGTGATCAGCATGCTTTCCATGGACAGTCGCCTGACCATGGCCAACATGGCCGTGGAAGCAGGGGCCAAAAACGGCATCATCGCGCCGGATGAGGTGACCCGCCGTTATGTGGAGGGGCGGGCCAGGCGTCCTTACGTTTTCTACCAGAGCGATCCGGACGCCCGCTATGCGGCCGAATACGATTTCAACGTCAGCCATATGGAGCCGGCGGTAGCCTGCCCGCACCTGCCGGAAAATGTCAAGCCGGTCAGCGAGGTGGGCCATGTACCCATCGACCAGGCCGTGATTGGTTCCTGCACCAACGGGCGCATGGAGGATCTGCGCATCGCGGCCACCATCCTGCGCGGCCGCAAAGTGAACCCCAATGTGCGGCTGATCATCTTCCCCGGCACGCAGCAGATTTACCTGCAGGCCATGCGAGAAGGGCTGATTGAGATCTTCATCGAGGCCGGGGCGGCTGTGAGCACACCCACCTGCGGGCCCTGCCTGGGCGGTCACGCCGGCATTCTGGCGGCCGGTGAGCGGGCCATCGCCACCACCAACCGCAATTTTGTGGGCCGCATGGGCCACCCGGAAAGCGAAGTTTACCTGAGCAACCCGGCCGTTGCCGCCGCGTCGGCCGTGCTGGGACGCATTGCCGCGCCGCAGGAGGTGTTTTAAATGCCCACAATTAAAGGTAAAGTGTGGAAATTCGGCCACGACATAGACACCGACGCCATAATTCCGGCCCGTTATCTCAACACGGCCGACCCCGGGGAACTGGCCGCCCACTGCATGGAGGACGCCGACCCGGAATTTCCGCGCAAAGTGCGGCCGGGTGACATTATTGTGGCCGGCAAGAACTTCGGCTGCGGCTCCTCCCGCGAGCACGCCCCCATTGCCATCAAGGAGGCCGGTGTGGCCTGCGTGATTGCCCGCTCCTTCGCCCGCATTTTTTACCGCAACGCCTTCAACATCGGCCTGCTGATTTTCGAAGCTCCGGAGGCGGTGGAGGAGATCAACACGGGCGATGAGCTGGAGATTGATGTGGAGCAGGGTTTGATCAAAAACCTGACCACCGGCAAGCAGTACCAGGCCACCAAAGTACCGCCCTTTATGCAGCAAATCGTAGCTGCCGGCGGCCTGATCAATTATGTGGCGGCCAGGCTGCAGCAACAAGCCAACACAGCAATACAGGAAGGTTGAGACAATGTATAAAATCGCTGTTCTGCCGGGTGACGGCATCGGTCCCGAGGTCGTCACCCAGGCGCTGCAAGTGTTGAAGAAGGCGGCTGAAAAATATAACATTGACCTGGAAATAAAGGAATATCTTTTTGGCGGCGCTGCCTATGACGCCACCGGCCACCCCCTGCCGCCGGAAACGCTGCAGGGGTGCCGGGAGAGCCATGCCGTGCTGCTGGGGGCGGTGGGCGGTCCCAAATGGGATAACCTGCCCGTGGAGTTGCGTCCCGAGCGGGGGGCGCTCCTGCCCCTGCGCAAAGAGCTGGGGGTATACGCCAACCTGCGCCCGGCCCGGGTCTACCCGCAGCTGGTGGAGTCCTCCACTCTGAAACCGGAAGTGATTGCCGGGCTGGACATTATAGTAGTGCGCGAACTGACCGGCGGGATCTATTTCGGTAGCAAGGAGCGGCAGGAAATTCCCGGCGGCTATAAAGTGGTGGAAACGCTGGAGTACAGCACCGGGGAAATTGCCCGTGTGGTGCGCTGGGGCTTTGAACTGGCCCGCCAGCGCAGTAAACGCCTCACCTCGGTGGATAAGGCCAATGTGCTGGAGAGCTCCCGGCTGTGGCGGGAAGTGGTGGAGCAAATGGCGCCCGCATACCCCGACGTGCAGGTCAGCCACATGCTGGTGGACAACTGCGCCATGCAGCTGGTGCGCAACCCCCGCCAGTTTGACGTGATCGTCACGGAAAACATGTTTGGCGATATCCTCAGCGACCAGGCGGCCCAGCTCACCGGCTCCATTGGCATGCTGCCCTCGGCCAGCCTGGGCGGCGGTGTGGGCCTTTACGAGCCCATTCACGGCTCGGCGCCCGACATTGCCGGCCAGAACAAAGCCAACCCGCTGGCCACCATCCTGTCGGTGGCCATGCTGCTGCGCCACTCCCTGCAGCATCCCGCAGCGGCGGATGCGGTGGAAAAAGCGGTGGCCAGGGTGCTGGCCGACGGCCTGCGCACGGCCGATATCCTCACGGCGGGCTGCCGTCCGGTGGGCACGGCGGAGATGGGCGCGGCCGTATGCCAGGCCATAGAGTGAAGGGAAACTGCGGAAGTGCTGCAACGAGCGCGGAAAAACTTTCGCTGTGTACTAATGTACCGGGGGGAAGTGTCTTTGCATAACTGGGAGACTTTCAATAATCAGAAGGTTGCGGCTTTCACGCCAGTAGAAATATATGACACCACTCTGCGGGATGGGGCACAGGGCGAAGGGATATCCTTTTCTGTAGAGGACAAAGTGAAAATTGCCCTGCGCCTGGATGCCCTGGGGGTACATTATATCGAAGGGGGATGGCCCGGCTCCAACCCCAAGGATGCGGAGTTTTTCCGCCGCATGCGCCAGCAACCCTTGCAACAGGCCCGTTTGACGGCTTTTGGCAGCACGCGCCGGCCGGGCATTCCGGCCCACCAGGACCAGAACCTGCAGGAACTGGTGCGCAGCGGCGTGCGCACGGTGACCATTTTCGGCAAAACGTGGGACTTTCACGTCACCCACGCCCTGCAGACCACTCTACCGGAAAACCTGGACATGATTGCCCAGTCGGTGGCCTATCTGCGCCAGCAGGGGCTGGAAGTGATCTATGATGCCGAGCACTTTTTTGATGGTTTTCGGGCCAATCAGGAATATGCCCTGGCCACCCTGCGGGCGGCCCGCGATGCCGGGGCGGCGCGCATTGTGCTCTGCGATACCAACGGCGGCAGCCTGCCCCAGCAGGTGGCGGAAATCGTGGCCCTGGTCAAGGATCAACTGGCCTGCCCCATTGGCATCCACTGCCACAATGACGGTGAACTGGCCGTGGCCAACTCTCTGGCGGCGGTGCAGGCCGGAGCCGTACACGTGCAGGGC from Desulfurispora thermophila DSM 16022 includes:
- the ilvN gene encoding acetolactate synthase small subunit, whose translation is MKHILAVLVENNPGVLARVAGLFSRRGFNIDSLAVGRTDDPEISRMTIVVEGDARVLEQVTKQLHKLVDVIKISDITADQFVDRELVMIKVAAEPAQRGEIMQIADVFRARIVDLGLKTMILECTGNEGKINAFEESLRPYGIKELVRTGKVAMLRGQKFTTINNQREED
- a CDS encoding 2-isopropylmalate synthase, whose protein sequence is MSKRVYIFDTTLRDGEQSPGVSLNTAEKLQIARQLACLGVDIIEAGFPIASPGDLQAVTAIARDVKGVTVAGLARANQQDIDVAWQALKQAEQPRIHTFIATSDIHLQYKLRMDRQQVLEAAAAAVAYARRFTSDVEFSAEDASRSDKDYLCRVLEAVIAAGATVVNIPDTVGYAVPQEYAAFIRYIMENTRGIEKVIVSVHCHDDLGLAVANTLAALGAGARQVECTINGIGERAGNASLEEIVMAMHTRRDQLGLETAINTREIYRTSRLVSTLTGMVIQPNKAIVGKNAFAHESGIHQDGVLKERTTYEIMKPETVGISHSNLVLGKHSGRHAFKERLAQLGYVLTEEELAKAFTSFKNLADRKKEITDHDLEAIVEEEIRQVPPVYTLDYLHISTGSTVVPTATVGLLKEGQRLEEAACGNGPVDAICRAIDKVTGLSCTLVNWGIRAVTSGKDAIGEVTLKITLDGEKVVVGRGISTDVLEASARAYLNAVNKLLKEGENNHANDHH
- the ilvD gene encoding dihydroxy-acid dehydratase, with the protein product MRSDAIKKGLDRAPHRSLLKALGYIDAELERPLIGVVNSFNEIVPGHMHLREITEAVKAGVRLAGGTPVEFPVIAVCDGIAMGHSGMRYSLASRELIADSIETMAQAHMFDGLVLVTACDKIVPGMLMAAARLDIPAIVVSGGPMLAGNFQGRAVAFSNIFEGVGAVRAGRMSEQDLAVMEEVTCPGCGSCAGMFTANSMNCLTEALGMALPGNGTIPAVSAARRRLAKLTGMQAVELVRQDLRPSQILTAQAFANGLALDMALGCSTNTVLHLPAIAHEAGVEIDLDLINRVSEKTPNLCKLNPMGEHFMQDLDQAGGVMAVLSELAKGGLLHLEARTVSGRTLGQQLVGRQVLRPEVIRPLSQPYSPQGGIAVLRGNLAPQGAVVKKAGVAPEMLRHSGPARVFNSEEEAIAALQAGRVQKGDVVIIRYEGPKGGPGMREMLAPTATVAGMGLDKDVALITDGRFSGATRGASIGHVSPEAAEGGPIALLQEGDIVEIDIPACRLDVRLSEEELARRRAAWQPPRPRVDKGYLARYARLVTSASSGAVLRRE
- the ilvB gene encoding biosynthetic-type acetolactate synthase large subunit: MKMTGAQILVECLKEQGVDVIFGYPGGSVLPIYDALYDADIKHILTRHEQGAAHAADGYARASGKVGVCLATSGPGATNLVTGIANAYMDSVPMVAFTGQVVSALLGRDSFQEADITGITLPITKHNYLVKDINDLARTVKEAFHIASTGRPGPVLVDIPRDVSGGETEYRDPGPVDLPGYHPVLYGEEEQLNKAAAAIMASQRPVIYAGGGVVVAGAHQELRQLAELLLAPVTTTLMGLGGFPGDHPLSLGMLGMHGSKYANYAVCECDLLLAVGARFDDRVTGKISEFAPHATIIHIDVDPAEIGKNVPVHIPIVGDVKNVLRQLLERLQAKLPGAWQEKIQAWKKEYPLDFEENGRLKPQQVIREIYRVTGGQARITTEVGQHQMWTAHYYTFTRPRTFISSGGLGTMGYGFPAAIGVQVACPDEVVFDIAGDGSIQMNIQELATAVNHELPVNVAILNNGFLGMVRQWQELFYNRRYSYTELINPDFVKLAEAYGAVGLRVSDPADLRPALEQAVKESRPVMLDFIIEREENVLPMVPPGAPLNQIID
- the ilvB gene encoding biosynthetic-type acetolactate synthase large subunit gives rise to the protein MRMTVAEALVRCLELEGVEIVFGYPGGAILPVYDALYKSPIKHILVRHEQGAVHAADGYARASGKVGVCLATSGPGATNLVTGIANAYMDSVPLVLITGQVPTSQVGTDAFQEVDITGITMPITKHNYLVKDPARLPQIIKNAFHIAATGRPGPVLIDLPRDVAGAEIEFEYPAGVFLRGYRPTYKGHMGQITQAAALISQAERPVIYAGGGILNARATAELQELAEKIQAPVTNTFMGLSGFPGDHPLFLGMLGLHGERAANLAVTNCDLLIALGARFDDRVTGKVSQFAPQARIIHADIDPAEIGKNVRVDVPIVGDVKHILGALLGKVARGERSAWLARIAAWKEQYPLTYQKDAAVLKPQAVVEHLHRATAGEAIVATDVGQHQMWVAQFYRFKRPGSLISSGGLGTMGFGLPAAIGAQLGQPERQVILVTGDGSLQMTMQELATMVEQKLPIKIFILNNHALGMVRQLQEFYCDGRYMAVNFAFHPDFVTLARAYGIAGYQVESEEQLVALLPEILARSGPVLVNCLVSAAENVSPMVLAGCGIDEAIDC
- the ilvC gene encoding ketol-acid reductoisomerase; this encodes MVKVFYDHDADLAYLQGKKIAIMGYGSQGHAQALNLKDSGLDVVIGLPATSRSREKAQAAGFTVLEPAEAAARADIIQILVPDEVQANLYRESIAPHMKQGKALMFSHGFNIHFGQIVPPADVDVFLVAPKSPGHMVRRLYEQGNGVPGLIAVHQDYSGKARQLALAYAKGIGCTRAGVFETSFKEETETDLFGEQAVLCGGVSELIKAGFETLVEAGYAPEMAYFECLHELKLIVDLINEGGLSFMRYSISNTAEYGDYMVGRRIINEDTRKEMKKVLQEIQDGEFAKQWILENQANRPVFNAIRKREQEHPIEKVGAQLRQMMPWLRK